One genomic region from Polyangiaceae bacterium encodes:
- a CDS encoding AAA family ATPase, giving the protein MSALDLTAAVIERVSIPGATFAWRDSCKLLSLKSTGFRGVRNARILLGEHAVLLGPNNAGKSAILDALALLLGRRGLVRDLWEHDFFGSAPKAQDRITLKATLTGFHPDDLESHPLWAASASHVWWLPKEGRVVFGDRPDGGHLAIQIGFSARFNAEAAEVETQRYFVDSDTDPFRDAVRPVRAEHLGEIGFFLLSSHRTWDRVLSFSSDLFKRTLGTDDAKPSAALLQMRDYLRAPEAHLEKAEGFQELVERVERELATYVGASEAKLSFLPTTGDTDGVLKALTPHLIGKAGSTAPEVPMGRQGSGVISLQTILLLLEVGRRRRQQGKSFILAAEEPELHLHPGHHRRLVARLRGVSDQTLVTTHSPEVAAYYHPSEILILRNNAGILKTVALLRQPTVPDKNAVLRLYSVLRSEVCEALMHGSAIVPEGDTEFRWFRGLLRSCASAEGWGGATSEAVGATSLGVLPTQSSHVKETFEQFQEIIGNLLPLCDGDESGREYVKTLAGLATPPSRVARLADGLDLEEPCSLGGGTRRGRRPCLGGLDQRRPRPGHALWKLCGTSSAGPFRTSMMGFWPASPHVCCGGQPGAPVSAWAGNNR; this is encoded by the coding sequence ATGTCTGCCCTCGACTTGACGGCGGCCGTGATTGAGCGAGTGTCCATCCCCGGGGCCACGTTCGCCTGGAGGGATTCGTGCAAGTTGCTCTCCTTGAAATCGACCGGATTCCGGGGCGTCAGGAACGCCCGGATCCTTCTTGGCGAGCACGCCGTGCTCCTCGGTCCGAACAACGCCGGAAAGTCGGCGATCCTGGATGCCCTGGCTCTTCTTCTCGGACGCCGAGGACTCGTTCGTGATCTTTGGGAGCATGACTTCTTCGGAAGCGCACCAAAGGCACAGGATCGAATCACGTTGAAGGCGACGCTGACTGGCTTCCACCCTGACGACCTGGAGTCGCACCCACTATGGGCCGCCTCTGCGTCTCATGTTTGGTGGCTTCCGAAGGAAGGCCGTGTGGTGTTCGGAGATCGTCCCGACGGCGGCCACTTGGCGATCCAAATCGGCTTTTCGGCTCGATTCAACGCTGAAGCAGCCGAAGTTGAAACCCAGAGGTACTTTGTCGATTCCGACACTGATCCGTTTCGTGACGCCGTTCGTCCCGTACGAGCCGAGCACCTCGGTGAGATCGGCTTCTTCCTCCTGTCGTCGCACCGCACCTGGGATCGCGTGCTCTCGTTTTCGTCGGACCTATTCAAGCGAACGCTGGGCACGGATGATGCCAAGCCGAGCGCTGCCCTGTTGCAGATGAGGGACTACCTTCGGGCACCAGAGGCCCACCTGGAGAAGGCGGAGGGGTTCCAGGAACTCGTAGAACGTGTCGAAAGGGAGCTGGCCACGTATGTGGGTGCGTCCGAGGCAAAGCTCTCTTTCCTTCCCACTACAGGAGATACAGACGGAGTTCTGAAGGCTCTGACGCCGCACTTGATCGGCAAGGCGGGTTCCACGGCGCCGGAGGTACCGATGGGCCGGCAGGGATCTGGTGTGATCTCACTCCAGACGATCCTGCTGCTCCTGGAGGTGGGGCGAAGGCGTCGGCAGCAGGGGAAGTCGTTCATTTTGGCCGCTGAAGAGCCAGAGCTTCATCTCCACCCGGGCCACCACCGACGGCTCGTCGCTCGCCTTCGCGGCGTCAGTGACCAGACGCTCGTGACGACGCACTCGCCGGAGGTTGCAGCGTACTACCACCCGAGTGAGATCCTGATCCTTCGGAACAACGCTGGGATCCTTAAGACCGTCGCCCTGTTGCGGCAGCCGACCGTGCCCGACAAAAACGCAGTGCTCCGGCTCTATTCGGTGCTCCGCTCGGAAGTCTGTGAGGCGCTAATGCACGGGTCCGCGATAGTGCCTGAAGGAGACACCGAGTTTAGGTGGTTCAGGGGGCTGCTTCGTTCTTGCGCTTCAGCCGAGGGATGGGGTGGAGCCACGTCCGAGGCCGTTGGGGCAACAAGCCTTGGGGTGCTGCCCACGCAGTCCTCTCACGTGAAGGAAACATTCGAACAGTTCCAGGAGATCATCGGAAACCTGCTACCCCTTTGCGACGGCGATGAGAGTGGACGGGAATATGTGAAAACGCTGGCCGGGCTTGCAACGCCACCGTCGCGGGTGGCCAGGCTCGCGGATGGGCTCGATTTGGAGGAACCGTGCTCTCTGGGCGGTGGAACCCGTCGTGGAAGACGACCATGCCTGGGCGGTCTTGATCAGCGTCGTCCCCGTCCAGGGCACGCACTGTGGAAGCTTTGCGGAACGTCGTCTGCCGGGCCGTTTAGGACTTCCATGATGGGATTTTGGCCAGCATCGCCTCATGTGTGCTGCGGCGGCCAACCGGGTGCGCCCGTTTCTGCTTGGGCTGGCAACAATCGCTGA